Proteins from a genomic interval of Yoonia sp. GPGPB17:
- the cobO gene encoding cob(I)yrinic acid a,c-diamide adenosyltransferase: MTEDTDRHAMKMAKKKAARDKIMATKTDKKGLVIVHTGKGKGKSSAYFGMIFRCIAHDMKCAVVQFIKGGMSTGERDLILSKFSDTCAFHTMGEGFTWETQDKSRDTEMAQAAWAKAKELILDEANHMVLLDEINIAIRYDYVSAAEVVTFLRDHKPEMTHVVLTGRNAHEDLIELADLVTEMELVKHPFRSGIKAQIGVEY; the protein is encoded by the coding sequence ATGACCGAAGACACTGATCGCCACGCGATGAAAATGGCCAAGAAAAAGGCCGCCCGCGATAAGATCATGGCCACCAAAACTGACAAAAAAGGCCTGGTCATCGTCCATACCGGCAAAGGCAAAGGTAAATCATCCGCTTACTTCGGCATGATTTTTCGCTGTATCGCCCATGACATGAAATGCGCCGTCGTCCAGTTCATCAAGGGCGGTATGTCCACTGGCGAACGCGATCTGATCCTGTCCAAATTCAGCGATACATGCGCCTTCCACACCATGGGGGAAGGTTTCACCTGGGAAACACAGGACAAATCCCGCGATACGGAAATGGCGCAGGCAGCCTGGGCGAAAGCCAAGGAACTGATCTTGGATGAAGCCAACCACATGGTCCTACTGGACGAAATCAACATCGCAATCCGCTATGATTACGTCAGCGCCGCAGAGGTTGTGACCTTTCTGCGCGATCATAAACCTGAAATGACTCATGTGGTGCTTACGGGACGCAATGCTCATGAAGACTTGATTGAGCTGGCCGATCTTGTGACTGAAATGGAACTGGTGAAGCACCCCTTCCGGTCCGGGATCAAGGCGCAAATCGGCGTTGAGTATTGA
- a CDS encoding nitroreductase family protein: protein MELTQDHRDALQDILLWRRDVRHFLPDPIPQAVLDRLRKAMDFAPSVGNARPWRVLHVKSAERRNAVIANFEAANAKAAERYQGDQRTAYNDLKLAYCARRPFTLRYLPKRNPKPDTA, encoded by the coding sequence ATGGAACTGACACAAGACCATCGCGACGCACTGCAAGATATCCTGCTTTGGCGACGTGATGTGCGGCACTTCCTCCCTGATCCGATACCTCAGGCCGTGTTGGATCGTTTGCGCAAAGCGATGGATTTCGCGCCCTCTGTCGGCAACGCCCGCCCGTGGCGCGTGCTGCATGTCAAGTCGGCTGAGCGACGCAATGCCGTTATCGCGAATTTCGAGGCCGCAAACGCAAAGGCAGCAGAGCGCTATCAGGGTGACCAGCGCACCGCCTACAACGACCTAAAACTCGCTTACTGCGCGAGGCGCCCGTTCACCTTGCGATATTTACCGAAACGGAACCCGAAGCCGGACACGGCTTAG
- a CDS encoding thiolase family protein, whose translation MRDVYITGAARTPMGGFQGIFSSVDAPSLGGAAIKAALEGAAVETVDEVLMGCVLPAGQGQAPARQAGFLAGLDESVPATTLNKMCGSGMKTTMMAFDQIGLGGADKMIAGGMESMTNAPYLMPKMRGGARIGHQSVQDSMFLDGLEDAYEKGRLMGTFAEDCAEKFQFTREAQDQYAIASLSNALDAERSGAFDNEITPVTVHARTGEEVITRDEQPGKARPEKIPTLRPAFRPDGTVTAANASSISDGAAALVLSAEDNGARARILGHASHAQAPGWFTTAPVPAAQKLLARIGWSVDDVDLWEVNEAFAVVPMAFMHEMGIARDKVNVNGGACALGHPIGASGTRIIVTLLNALETRGLKRGVAAICIGGGEGTAIAIERV comes from the coding sequence ATGCGCGACGTCTACATTACCGGAGCGGCCCGTACCCCGATGGGGGGGTTTCAGGGTATTTTCTCAAGTGTTGATGCACCCAGCCTGGGCGGGGCGGCGATCAAGGCAGCCCTCGAAGGGGCGGCGGTCGAGACCGTTGATGAGGTCTTGATGGGCTGCGTTTTGCCCGCGGGCCAAGGGCAAGCGCCGGCACGGCAGGCCGGGTTTCTGGCGGGGCTGGATGAGAGCGTGCCAGCAACGACCCTAAACAAGATGTGTGGGTCCGGCATGAAGACCACCATGATGGCGTTTGACCAGATCGGCCTGGGTGGCGCGGATAAAATGATCGCGGGCGGGATGGAGAGCATGACAAATGCCCCTTACCTGATGCCAAAGATGCGCGGCGGCGCACGGATTGGTCATCAATCCGTGCAGGACAGTATGTTCTTGGACGGGCTAGAGGATGCCTATGAAAAAGGGCGTCTGATGGGCACTTTTGCCGAGGATTGCGCCGAGAAATTTCAGTTCACCCGTGAAGCGCAAGATCAATATGCGATCGCGTCTCTGTCCAATGCATTGGACGCAGAACGATCAGGCGCCTTTGACAATGAAATCACGCCCGTCACCGTCCATGCCCGGACAGGGGAAGAGGTGATCACGCGTGATGAACAACCCGGCAAGGCCCGACCTGAGAAGATTCCGACGTTGCGACCCGCATTCCGACCGGACGGCACCGTGACGGCCGCGAATGCATCAAGCATTTCGGATGGAGCCGCCGCCTTGGTTTTGTCAGCCGAAGACAACGGTGCTCGGGCACGTATCTTGGGCCATGCCAGCCACGCACAGGCGCCGGGGTGGTTTACCACGGCACCGGTTCCCGCCGCACAAAAGCTGCTGGCCAGGATCGGCTGGTCCGTCGACGACGTGGACCTGTGGGAAGTGAATGAGGCTTTTGCCGTTGTTCCCATGGCTTTCATGCACGAAATGGGCATTGCCCGCGACAAGGTGAATGTGAATGGTGGCGCCTGCGCGTTGGGGCACCCGATTGGGGCCTCGGGCACACGCATCATCGTCACCTTGTTGAATGCACTGGAGACACGCGGTCTAAAGCGCGGCGTTGCTGCGATCTGCATCGGTGGCGGCGAAGGTACCGCCATCGCGATTGAACGTGTGTAA
- a CDS encoding Lin0512 family protein, whose protein sequence is MEQRVIIEMGMGNDLHGMDYQKAAKRAIEDAIRHSTLPIFQSIGMPHTEMRVQVTVGVQEPDKIDTEALKPGLPRGRADVGVVKGGLNIPNPETGDTAVVATAAVEAFLPSQAGKWIQT, encoded by the coding sequence ATGGAACAACGTGTGATCATCGAAATGGGCATGGGTAACGATCTGCACGGGATGGATTATCAAAAGGCGGCAAAGCGCGCGATTGAAGACGCCATACGTCATTCCACGTTGCCAATCTTTCAAAGCATCGGCATGCCCCATACGGAGATGCGCGTACAGGTGACCGTTGGTGTACAAGAGCCCGACAAGATCGACACCGAGGCACTCAAGCCCGGCTTGCCCCGTGGCCGCGCCGACGTCGGCGTTGTGAAAGGCGGGTTGAATATCCCCAATCCAGAGACTGGCGATACGGCTGTTGTGGCCACCGCCGCCGTTGAGGCCTTCTTGCCGTCCCAAGCTGGCAAGTGGATACAGACCTGA
- a CDS encoding nitroreductase family protein — translation MREAPVHLAIFTETEPEAGHGLGRQTMPEMLSYSTVAAIHTLWLAARAENLGVGWVSILDPEAVAGCLDVAENWQLTGYLCLGKAASNDDTPLLHRNAWQTNAETVWQDI, via the coding sequence CTGCGCGAGGCGCCCGTTCACCTTGCGATATTTACCGAAACGGAACCCGAAGCCGGACACGGCTTAGGCCGCCAAACCATGCCCGAGATGCTTAGCTACTCTACAGTCGCCGCAATCCATACGCTTTGGTTGGCGGCGCGGGCAGAGAACCTCGGCGTAGGCTGGGTGTCGATCCTTGATCCAGAGGCGGTTGCGGGCTGTCTGGATGTTGCAGAAAATTGGCAGCTGACGGGGTACCTCTGTTTGGGCAAAGCGGCTTCGAATGATGACACACCGCTGCTTCACCGAAACGCTTGGCAGACTAATGCTGAGACTGTCTGGCAGGATATCTGA
- a CDS encoding YrbL family protein — MTTTLFLPPSNLVASGVQRAVYLHPADSTKLVKVLKPAEQQARRRNFNGVMDRWFPATRLRQIRKEYMEYLRIMLNHPEPDFHLPVSHMFGFVSTNVGLGCLTERVMSPDGGLGETLGQKVKNGTLTDEDIDLLNDAIAELFAHGIRASDLNPNNLVFGQRDSGTGPGPKECVLVDGFGDIHAIPVRSMAAWSNRIGLNDSCTRLARNTGLHWDAKQQQFSRS, encoded by the coding sequence ATGACAACCACGCTCTTTCTTCCTCCGTCGAACCTGGTCGCTAGCGGCGTGCAGCGGGCTGTCTATCTGCATCCCGCAGATTCGACGAAACTGGTTAAAGTTCTCAAACCGGCAGAACAGCAAGCGCGTCGCCGCAATTTCAACGGTGTCATGGACCGCTGGTTCCCAGCAACACGGCTTCGCCAGATCCGCAAAGAGTATATGGAATACCTGCGCATCATGTTGAACCACCCAGAGCCCGACTTTCACTTGCCAGTGTCACATATGTTCGGCTTTGTATCGACGAATGTCGGCTTGGGGTGCCTGACCGAACGGGTGATGTCACCCGATGGCGGCCTTGGGGAAACGCTGGGGCAGAAAGTCAAGAATGGTACCCTGACCGACGAGGACATCGATCTACTGAATGATGCGATTGCAGAACTATTTGCCCATGGTATTCGCGCCAGTGACCTCAATCCAAACAACCTTGTTTTCGGGCAACGTGATAGCGGCACAGGGCCCGGCCCAAAGGAATGTGTTCTGGTCGATGGTTTTGGCGATATTCATGCGATCCCGGTCCGTTCAATGGCCGCCTGGTCAAACCGCATCGGGCTTAACGACAGTTGCACCAGGCTGGCGCGCAACACCGGGTTGCATTGGGATGCCAAGCAACAACAATTCTCGCGCTCATGA
- a CDS encoding alcohol dehydrogenase family protein: MTNETMRGVALTGHGGPECLVWREDLPRPEPMAGEVLIRVAAAGVNNTDINTRVGWYSKGDNDADDASWAGEPLRFPRIQGIDACGHIVAVGDGVDAARVGERVLVEPCLIEAKGRMLEQAWFFGSECDGAFAEYCTVAARHAYAVDSSLTDVELASFPCSYSTAENMLTRTNVRAGETVLITGASGGVGSAAVQLAKARGAHVAVVTSANKAQSLRDLGAEVIVDRDADYVQTLGESSVDMVVDLVAGDKWPGLLDLLRPKGRYAVAGAVGGPMVALDVRTLYLKDLSFHGCTVLEPEVFSNLVKRIETGAIKPLVAEEFPLKEINAAQAAFADKSYTGKIVLSIANTGN, encoded by the coding sequence ATGACAAATGAAACCATGCGCGGTGTCGCGCTGACGGGTCACGGCGGACCGGAGTGCTTGGTCTGGCGCGAGGACTTGCCGCGTCCTGAACCGATGGCAGGCGAGGTATTGATCCGCGTCGCCGCTGCTGGCGTGAACAATACCGATATCAATACACGCGTTGGCTGGTACTCCAAGGGTGACAACGACGCCGATGATGCCAGCTGGGCGGGTGAGCCACTGCGCTTTCCCCGTATTCAGGGCATCGATGCCTGCGGCCATATCGTAGCTGTCGGCGACGGCGTGGACGCTGCGCGGGTTGGTGAACGGGTGCTGGTAGAGCCATGCTTGATTGAAGCCAAGGGGCGTATGTTGGAACAGGCATGGTTCTTTGGGTCGGAATGTGATGGAGCATTCGCTGAATACTGCACCGTCGCCGCACGTCATGCCTATGCAGTCGATAGCAGCCTGACAGACGTTGAACTTGCGTCATTCCCCTGTTCATACTCGACCGCTGAAAACATGCTGACACGCACTAACGTACGCGCCGGTGAAACCGTGCTGATCACGGGCGCATCGGGCGGTGTCGGGTCCGCTGCGGTGCAGTTGGCGAAAGCACGCGGCGCGCATGTTGCCGTTGTGACAAGCGCTAACAAAGCCCAATCCTTGCGTGACCTTGGTGCGGAAGTGATCGTGGATCGGGATGCCGATTATGTGCAAACGTTAGGTGAATCAAGCGTCGATATGGTCGTTGATCTTGTGGCCGGTGACAAGTGGCCGGGGTTGTTGGACCTGCTGCGCCCAAAGGGCCGCTATGCTGTTGCAGGCGCTGTGGGCGGACCAATGGTCGCGCTGGATGTGCGCACGCTCTACCTTAAGGATCTGAGCTTTCATGGCTGTACGGTTTTGGAGCCAGAGGTGTTTAGCAATTTGGTCAAACGTATTGAGACAGGTGCGATCAAGCCGCTGGTTGCTGAGGAGTTCCCGCTGAAAGAGATCAATGCCGCGCAAGCCGCCTTTGCGGATAAAAGCTACACCGGAAAGATCGTTCTTTCGATCGCCAATACAGGAAACTGA
- a CDS encoding gamma-glutamyltransferase family protein translates to MRNFHNPGRSAVYATNGMCATSHPLAAKVAVQMMEAGGNAMDGAIAGAVLLGLCEPQMTGIGGDCFVLMTPPGEDRVVALNGSGRAPAGIDAEKLRSKGDVIGPYSADAVSVPGAVDAFCQLSKDWGKLGLKAVLAPAIHYAEAGVPVAERVASDWAQAVDNLSGHARDLYLMNNASPKPGQIFRAPEQAKVLRRIAMDGREGFYEGEIAEDMVASLNALGGTHTLDDFANTACDYTDPIMGDYGGLDLYEHPPNGQGATAILLLNMLKQFDIAGMDPWGSERAHIEAEATKLAYDARNRFLSDPDYMTRLDYMTSPETAAKLAALIDPGKAMPAGLPGAEAVHKDTIYITVVDKDRMCVSLIYSVFHSFGSGIASDKFGVLFQNRGAGFTLEQGHPNEVGPGKRPMHTIIPAILKKDGKVHMPFGVMGGQYQSTGHARFVTNITDFGLSPQAAMDAPRCFAEGDELRVEDGYSDTVKAELSALGHNVVRPETAIGGSQAILLHEDGVLEGGSDPRKDGCAIGY, encoded by the coding sequence ATGCGTAACTTCCACAACCCCGGTCGCTCTGCGGTTTATGCAACCAACGGTATGTGCGCCACGTCGCACCCATTAGCCGCAAAAGTCGCCGTGCAAATGATGGAAGCTGGCGGGAACGCCATGGACGGCGCCATCGCCGGGGCCGTGCTGCTTGGGTTGTGTGAACCGCAAATGACTGGGATTGGCGGCGATTGCTTTGTGCTGATGACGCCCCCCGGCGAAGATCGGGTTGTGGCGCTGAACGGATCAGGGCGCGCGCCTGCAGGGATTGATGCCGAAAAGCTACGCTCAAAAGGTGATGTGATCGGACCCTATTCGGCGGATGCGGTGAGCGTGCCGGGCGCGGTTGATGCCTTCTGCCAGTTGTCAAAAGACTGGGGTAAACTAGGGCTGAAAGCCGTCCTGGCCCCCGCGATCCACTACGCTGAAGCCGGAGTTCCCGTGGCCGAACGCGTCGCTTCGGATTGGGCGCAAGCGGTCGACAACCTTTCGGGCCATGCCCGCGATCTTTATCTGATGAACAACGCCTCCCCAAAACCGGGGCAAATCTTCCGTGCGCCCGAACAGGCAAAAGTCCTGCGGCGCATCGCCATGGACGGGCGCGAGGGTTTTTACGAAGGCGAGATCGCTGAAGACATGGTCGCCAGCCTGAACGCGCTGGGCGGCACGCACACGCTGGATGACTTTGCGAATACCGCTTGCGACTACACCGACCCGATCATGGGCGACTATGGCGGGCTCGACTTGTACGAGCATCCGCCCAACGGGCAGGGGGCAACTGCGATCCTGCTGCTGAACATGCTCAAACAGTTCGACATCGCGGGCATGGACCCGTGGGGATCGGAGCGTGCGCATATCGAGGCCGAGGCCACCAAGCTCGCCTACGACGCCCGCAACCGCTTCCTGTCAGACCCTGACTACATGACACGGCTGGACTACATGACGTCGCCCGAAACGGCCGCCAAGCTCGCCGCGCTGATCGACCCCGGCAAGGCGATGCCCGCAGGGTTGCCCGGGGCCGAGGCCGTGCATAAGGACACCATCTACATCACGGTCGTCGACAAGGATCGCATGTGTGTCTCGTTAATATACTCGGTTTTCCATTCCTTCGGGTCCGGCATCGCATCGGACAAATTCGGCGTGCTGTTCCAGAACCGCGGGGCTGGCTTCACGCTGGAACAAGGGCACCCCAACGAGGTTGGCCCCGGTAAACGCCCAATGCATACGATCATCCCCGCGATACTGAAGAAAGACGGCAAGGTGCATATGCCCTTCGGCGTGATGGGCGGGCAGTATCAGTCTACCGGACATGCAAGGTTCGTGACGAACATTACTGATTTCGGATTGTCACCTCAGGCGGCCATGGACGCGCCGCGTTGCTTTGCCGAAGGCGACGAGCTGCGGGTCGAGGACGGCTACAGCGACACGGTCAAAGCCGAACTGAGCGCATTGGGGCACAACGTCGTGCGGCCTGAGACGGCGATTGGAGGGTCGCAGGCGATCCTGCTGCATGAAGACGGGGTGCTGGAGGGCGGGAGCGATCCGCGAAAAGATGGGTGTGCGATTGGGTATTGA
- a CDS encoding TsoY family (seleno)protein produces the protein MAHTQTRPADAYSPLYFLASLGAAGLAVTFFMYLMFWVPHPGQPVPVFEDIVLAWTSHGIVMKAALVVAVTGIAGFAALNIKSLIWNLAALAAYKRTENYRNLRQTNGETQLLALPLALAMTVNVSFILGLVFVPGLWSVVEYLFPLAMIAFVAIGALALRQIGHFLGRVLAEGGVFDVTANNSFAQLLPAFALAMVAVGLSAPAAMSTQPVIVGTSLVLSTLIGTVAALYAGVAAVTAFGSMLQHGTAKESGPTLMVVVPLLTVLGIMLLRQNHGLHSSFDVHAANAETLMLLTKILAVQFAFGLLGLVVLRRQGYAAAFLRGDGNSPGAYALVCPGVALSVMLHFWINKGLVASGLIIKFDLAYWAFTGFALAFQVAMVLLVLHLNRRHFGRASTSRNLSAA, from the coding sequence ATGGCTCATACCCAAACGCGTCCGGCAGACGCATATTCACCGCTCTACTTTCTGGCCTCACTGGGGGCCGCTGGGCTGGCTGTTACCTTCTTCATGTACCTGATGTTCTGGGTGCCTCATCCCGGGCAACCTGTACCGGTCTTTGAAGACATCGTACTGGCATGGACATCGCACGGCATCGTGATGAAAGCAGCACTTGTCGTGGCTGTCACAGGGATTGCAGGGTTTGCCGCCCTGAATATCAAATCACTGATCTGGAACCTAGCGGCACTTGCGGCATACAAAAGGACTGAGAATTACCGCAACCTCCGTCAGACCAATGGTGAAACCCAACTGCTTGCCTTGCCCCTTGCTTTGGCCATGACAGTCAATGTGAGCTTTATTCTGGGCCTGGTCTTCGTCCCCGGACTTTGGTCAGTTGTTGAATATCTGTTCCCCCTCGCAATGATCGCCTTTGTTGCGATCGGTGCCTTGGCCCTGCGCCAGATCGGGCATTTCCTGGGTCGCGTTCTGGCCGAAGGCGGTGTGTTTGACGTAACGGCGAACAATTCATTTGCACAGCTGCTGCCCGCCTTTGCCCTCGCAATGGTCGCCGTGGGATTGTCCGCTCCGGCCGCCATGAGTACACAGCCTGTCATCGTCGGGACCAGCCTCGTGCTGTCAACGCTGATTGGCACGGTGGCCGCGCTTTATGCCGGAGTAGCTGCTGTCACCGCTTTTGGGTCCATGCTGCAACATGGCACCGCTAAGGAAAGCGGCCCCACGCTGATGGTGGTTGTTCCTTTGCTGACCGTGCTTGGCATCATGCTGCTGCGCCAAAACCACGGGTTGCACAGCTCGTTTGATGTGCATGCCGCCAACGCTGAAACACTGATGCTGTTGACCAAAATTCTGGCGGTACAATTTGCCTTTGGCCTATTGGGGCTGGTGGTCTTGCGGCGGCAGGGCTATGCGGCCGCCTTTCTGCGCGGTGATGGCAATTCACCCGGCGCCTATGCGTTGGTCTGCCCCGGTGTTGCGCTATCCGTCATGCTGCACTTCTGGATCAACAAAGGGCTGGTCGCGAGCGGGCTGATCATCAAATTCGACCTTGCCTATTGGGCCTTTACAGGCTTTGCACTTGCATTTCAGGTGGCCATGGTTCTGCTGGTCCTTCATTTGAACCGGCGCCACTTCGGACGGGCAAGCACAAGTCGGAACCTTTCCGCAGCATGA
- a CDS encoding Lin0512 family protein: MPKHRVLTEFGMGTSLRRQDYTQAARRGLQDALWHNSINMAELFGFPKEAMLIDVQVGVQEPDQVDTESLLDIFPYGQPTITVHLGGLDIPRPDGKPTVIANVAINVSFEMERA, from the coding sequence ATGCCCAAACACCGCGTCCTGACAGAATTTGGCATGGGCACCAGCCTGCGCCGCCAAGACTATACCCAGGCAGCCCGCCGCGGTTTGCAAGATGCCCTGTGGCATAACTCGATCAATATGGCCGAGCTTTTCGGTTTCCCCAAAGAAGCGATGTTGATTGATGTGCAGGTCGGCGTGCAGGAACCCGATCAGGTTGATACAGAAAGCCTGCTGGATATTTTTCCCTACGGCCAACCGACAATCACCGTCCACCTTGGCGGCCTTGATATCCCACGTCCGGATGGCAAACCCACGGTGATTGCAAACGTAGCGATTAACGTGTCGTTTGAAATGGAGCGTGCGTAA
- a CDS encoding thiamine pyrophosphate-binding protein yields the protein MIRHGGKILSDQLVKLGVERVFSVPGESFLAALDGLYDSGIPNIVCRQEGGAAMMAEAYGKMTGKPGVCFVTRGPGATNASAGIHIAMQDSTPMVLFVGQIDNRHTDRETFQEVDYKAVFGGLAKWVAQVNDTERLPEYIGRAFRVAMSGRPGPVVLALPENMLSGSADVPDITLPETIAQPLPETTAQTILHELAQSERPLVVVGGPHWSAQAQADLQAFAESQQVPVAVGFRRQDYMSNHHASFVGDLNVGINPKLAQRVRDADTLILLGTRFGDIETQGYTLVDPADTGKRIVHAHADADELGRVYAPDIAINATAPAVLRALANAEHAGDWVSWTAAARADYENWLKPQESPGALKQEDVIKWLSDNLPDDAIVTNGAGNYAAWLHRYFIYKQYGTQLAPTSGSMGYGFPAAISASVAHRDRTVVCLAGDGCFQMTCNEMSTAVQHGAKPIVIVMNNGRYGTIRMHQEKTYPGRVSGTALVNPDFAAFARAYGGHGELVTKSEDFPAAFARAQAAGAVAVIECQVDEEALATSLTLSDLRS from the coding sequence ATGATCCGGCATGGTGGTAAAATACTGAGCGATCAGTTGGTTAAGCTGGGCGTGGAGCGTGTCTTCTCGGTGCCGGGTGAAAGCTTTCTCGCGGCCCTTGACGGCCTGTATGACAGTGGGATTCCCAATATCGTCTGCCGCCAGGAAGGTGGTGCCGCGATGATGGCCGAGGCCTATGGCAAGATGACCGGCAAACCCGGTGTCTGCTTTGTCACACGCGGGCCGGGGGCGACCAATGCGTCCGCCGGTATCCACATCGCAATGCAAGACAGCACGCCGATGGTCTTGTTTGTCGGCCAGATCGACAATCGGCATACGGATCGTGAGACGTTTCAAGAGGTCGACTACAAGGCGGTCTTTGGCGGCTTGGCCAAATGGGTCGCGCAGGTGAACGATACCGAACGTTTGCCCGAATACATCGGTCGCGCCTTTCGTGTTGCTATGTCCGGGCGTCCCGGCCCCGTGGTGCTGGCCTTGCCGGAAAACATGCTTAGTGGCAGCGCGGATGTGCCAGATATCACCCTACCAGAGACGATCGCGCAGCCCCTGCCAGAGACGACCGCGCAAACAATTCTGCATGAACTCGCACAGTCGGAACGTCCATTGGTTGTTGTTGGTGGTCCGCATTGGTCAGCGCAAGCGCAGGCTGATCTTCAGGCCTTTGCCGAAAGCCAGCAGGTGCCGGTTGCCGTCGGGTTCCGTCGCCAGGATTACATGAGCAATCACCATGCAAGTTTTGTCGGTGATCTGAATGTGGGCATCAACCCAAAGCTGGCGCAACGGGTGCGTGATGCAGATACGTTGATCCTTCTGGGCACGCGCTTTGGGGATATTGAAACACAAGGCTATACGCTGGTTGACCCGGCTGATACCGGAAAACGGATCGTACATGCGCATGCGGATGCCGACGAGTTAGGGCGGGTGTATGCGCCCGATATCGCGATCAACGCGACAGCCCCGGCGGTGCTGCGCGCCTTGGCAAACGCTGAACATGCCGGTGATTGGGTCAGTTGGACCGCTGCGGCGCGTGCCGACTATGAAAACTGGCTGAAGCCGCAGGAAAGCCCCGGTGCGCTGAAGCAGGAAGACGTGATCAAGTGGTTGTCTGACAACCTGCCAGACGATGCGATTGTGACGAACGGCGCGGGCAACTATGCGGCGTGGTTGCATCGGTATTTTATTTACAAGCAATACGGCACACAGCTCGCGCCGACCTCTGGGTCCATGGGGTATGGGTTTCCCGCCGCCATCTCAGCCTCTGTCGCGCACCGTGACCGTACCGTCGTGTGTCTGGCTGGGGATGGATGTTTTCAGATGACCTGCAATGAGATGTCAACGGCAGTTCAACACGGCGCAAAACCCATTGTTATCGTGATGAACAACGGGCGCTATGGCACCATCCGGATGCATCAGGAAAAAACCTATCCGGGGCGGGTATCGGGAACCGCATTGGTGAACCCCGATTTTGCGGCTTTTGCTCGCGCTTACGGCGGGCACGGCGAACTGGTCACCAAATCAGAAGATTTTCCCGCGGCTTTCGCCCGGGCGCAGGCCGCTGGGGCGGTTGCCGTTATCGAATGTCAGGTTGATGAAGAGGCGCTCGCGACGTCATTGACGCTCAGTGACCTCCGGTCGTGA
- a CDS encoding NUDIX hydrolase, whose protein sequence is MGGGVEFGETWRDALAREFNEELGLTIEVTGSPLVIENLYEHHGEKGHEIVFAADVTFPDGAFADTNVVHFKEDNGATCVARWFDLEDLARRSIPLFPQGLDGLLRYPARQSQH, encoded by the coding sequence TTGGGCGGCGGTGTTGAGTTTGGCGAAACGTGGCGTGACGCACTCGCACGTGAGTTCAACGAAGAGCTGGGTCTAACCATTGAGGTGACCGGTTCGCCGCTCGTGATCGAAAACCTCTATGAGCACCACGGCGAAAAGGGGCATGAAATCGTTTTTGCAGCCGATGTCACCTTTCCGGATGGTGCATTTGCAGACACTAACGTTGTGCATTTCAAAGAAGACAACGGTGCCACATGTGTTGCGCGCTGGTTTGATCTGGAGGATCTCGCCCGGCGTTCAATCCCGCTTTTCCCGCAGGGATTGGATGGGCTGCTCAGATATCCTGCCAGACAGTCTCAGCATTAG